One Drechmeria coniospora strain ARSEF 6962 chromosome 01, whole genome shotgun sequence genomic region harbors:
- a CDS encoding hypothetical protein (related to Putative protein-tyrosin-phosphatase): MSSVSIATVQRMSAKTLSEMMLHDDGGASDRPFAVIDVRDDDFIGGHIKGATNVPSAQLDVMMPTLLRKLADKRTVIFHCALSQQRGPTAALRYLRERERLAVGGEPKQDVFVLDRGFHGWQQVYGTDERLTEAYRKELWEDL, encoded by the exons ATGTCCTCGGTAAGCATCGCCACGGTGCAGCGCATGTCTGCCAAGACGCTGTCGGAGATGATgctccacgacgacggcggcgcctccGACCGGCCGtttgccgtcatcgacgtcCGTGACGACG ACTTTATCGGCGGACACATCAAGGGCGCGACCAACGTGCCGAGCGCTCAGCTCGACGTCATGATGCCGACACTCCTCCGCAAGCTCGCGGACAAGCGGACCGTCATATTCCACTGCGCGCTGAGCCAGCAGCgggggccgacggcggccctgCGTTACCTTCGCGAGCGAGAGCGGCTGGCCGTCGGGGGCGAGCCGAAGCAGGACGTCTTTGTCCTCGATCGGGGCTTTCACGGGTGGCAGCAGGTGTACGGCACGGATGAGCGACTGACGGAGGCCTACAGGAAGGAACTCTGGGAGGACCTCTGA
- a CDS encoding transcriptional adaptor-like protein — translation MGVIRKKTVTRGGEGGVKYVCDVCSSDITSTVRIRCADPACSDFDLCVSCFAQGESRNSHDPATHAFRVIEQNSFPIFQREWGADEELLLLEGAETYGLGSWADISDHIGGFRDKDEVRDHYLSSYVDSASFPLPERCSPYDCDLAEEVPREEFQARKKRRIEERREAAKSAPALQAKTKPTASVPSCHEIQGYMPGRLEFETEYANEAEEAVQHMQFDPGDGVNSRSGELEPEMELKLTVMEIYNCRLSQRVERKKVIFEHELLEYRENTKTEKKRNKEEKELLQKAKPFGRIMNHKDFDDFCQGLIDEFNLRQAIGQLQEWRSMRIGDLKSGEKYETDKSQRAQKAIPMGSMDRERLASSQRGKQAPPPEPASGAALLVAPELAMRPASQTNGETKVDAAPLTNGQANGVNGYGPGHGAAGQGTPRPRYMPQPIAGVQPLALSQENAADLHLLTADEARLCETVRLQPKPYLMIKEQILKEALKTNGTLKKKQAKEICRLDSQKGARIFDFFINSGWVGKA, via the exons ATGGGTGTCATTCGCAAGAAGACGGTGACGAGaggtggggaggggggtgtcAAGTACGTCTGCGACGTGTGTTCTTCGGACATCACATCGACG GTTCGCATTAGATGTGCCGACCCGGCATGTTCCGACTTCGACCTCTGCGTCTCGTGCTTCGCCCAAGGCGAGTCTCGAAACTCGCACGACCCCGCGACGCACGCCTTCCGCGTGATTGAGCAAAATTCGTTTCCCATATTCCAGCGGGAATggggtgccgacgaggaattGCTTCTCCTCGAAGGCGCCGAGACGTACGGGCTAGGCTCCTGGGCGGACATATCGGACCACATCGGTGGATTTCGCGACAAGGACGAGGTTCGCGACCACTACCTGTCGTCGTACGTCGACTCGGCGAGCTTTCCGCTTCCCGAGCGCTGCAGCCCGTACGACTGCGACCTGGCGGAAGAAGTGCCGCGCGAGGAGTTCCAGGCGCGGAAGAAGCGCCGCATAGAGGAACGGCGAGAGGCGGCCaagtcggcgccggcgttgcAGGCcaagacgaagccgacggcgagtgTTCCCAGCTGCCACGAAATCCAAGGCTACATGCCGGGCCGGTTGGAGTTCGAAACCGAGTACGCCAACGAGGCAGAGGAGGCGGTGCAGCACATGCAGTTCGAccccggcgacggcgtcaacTCGCGCAGCGGAGAGCTCGAGCCCGAGATGGAGCTCAAGCTGACCGTCATGGAGATTTACAACTGCCGGCTGTCGCAGCGGGTGGAGCGGAAAAAGGTCATCTTCGAGCACGAGCTCCTCGAATACAGGGAGAACACGAAGACGGAGAAGAAGCGGAacaaggaggagaaggagctgCTGCAGAAGGCGAAGCCGTTTGGTCGCATCATGAACCACAAGGACTTTGACGACTTCTGCCAAGGGCTCATCGACGAGTTCAACCTGCGGCAGGCCATCGGCCAGCTGCAAGAGTGGCGCAGCATGCGCATCGGCGACCTCAAGAGCGGCGAAAAGTACGAGACGGACAAGTCGCAACGGGCGCAGAAGGCGATCCCGATGGGATCCATGGACAGGGAGCGGCTCGCGTCGAGCCAACGAGGGAAGCAGGCGCCGCCTCCGGAACCGGCGAGCGGCGCGGCACTCCTCGTGGCGCCGGAGCTGGCCatgcggccggcgtcgcAGACCAACGGCGAGACCAAGGTCGACGCGGCGCCGCTGACCAACGGCCAGGCCAACGGCGTCAACGGGTACGGGcccggccacggcgccgccggccaagggacgccgaggccgaggtacATGCCGCAGCCCATCGCCGGCGTGCAGCCGCTCGCGCTGAGCCAGGAGAACGCGGCGGACCTGCACCTGCtgacggcggacgaggccagGCTGTGCGAGACGGTGCGTCTCCAGCCGAAGCCGTACCTCATGATCAAGGAGCAGATTCTCAAGGAGGCCCTGAAGACGAACGGAACGCTCAAGAAGAAGCAGGCCAAGGAGATATGCCGGCTCGACTCGCAAAAGGGGGCGCGCATCTTTGACTTTTTCATCAACTCGGGCTGGGTTGGCAAGGCGTGA